The Sorex araneus isolate mSorAra2 chromosome 5, mSorAra2.pri, whole genome shotgun sequence genome has a segment encoding these proteins:
- the CPNE1 gene encoding copine-1 isoform X1, which yields MAVVIRLQGLPIVAGTMDIRHFFSGLTIPDGGVHIVGGELGEAFIVFATDEDARLGMMRTGGTIKGSKVTLLLSSKTEMQNMIELSRRRFETANLDIPPANSSRSGPPPSSGMSGRVNLPTTVPNFNNPSPTVVTAATSVHESNKNIQTFSTASIGTAPPNMGASFGSPTFSSTIPSTASPMNTVPPPPIPPIPAMPSMPPMPSIPPIPVPPPVPTLPPVPPVPPMPPVPSVPPMTPLPPMSGMPPLNPPPVAPLPAGMNGSGAPMNLNNNLNPVFLGPLNPVNPIQMNSQSGVKPLPINPDDLYVSVHGMPFSAMENDVRDFFHGLRVDAVHLLKDHVGRNNGNGLVKFLSPQDTFEALKRNRMLMIQRYVEVSPATERQWVAAGGHITFKQSMGPSGQTHPPPQTLPRSKSPSGQKRSRSRSPHEAGFCVYLKGLPFEAENKHVIDFFKKLDIVEDSIYIAYGPNGKATGEGFVEFRNEADYKAALCRHKQYMGSRFIQVHPITKKGMLEKIDMIRKRLQNFSYDQREMMLNPEGDVSSAKVCAHITNIPFSITKMDVLQFLEGIPVDENAVHVLVDNNGQGLGQALVQFKNEDDARKSERLHRKKLNGREAFVHVVTLEDMREIEKNPPAQGKKGLKMPVPGNPAVPGVPNAGVPGAGVPGAGVPSAGVPGSGVPSAGVPGAGVPGAGMPGAGVPGAVMPGAAMPGPAMPGATMPGAVLPGAAMSGAGIPGPGMPGPGMPGVGIPGAGIPGAGGEEHAFLTVGSKEANNGPPFNFPGNFGGSNAFGPPLPPPGLGGAFGDVRPGMPSVGNSGLPGLGLDVPSFGGGPNNISGPGFGGGPQNFGNGPGGLGGPPGFGTGPPGLGSAPGHLSGPPAFGPGPGPGPIHIGGPPGFGSSSGKPGPTVIKVQNMPFTVSIDEILDFFYGYQVIPGSVCLKYNEKGMPTGEAMVAFESRDEATAAVFDLNDRPIGSRKVKLVLG from the coding sequence ATGGCTGTGGTCATCCGTTTGCAAGGTCTCCCAATTGTGGCGGGGACCATGGACATTCGCCACTTCTTCTCTGGATTGACCATCCCTGATGGGGGCGTGCATATTGTAGGGGGTGAACTGGGTGAGGCTTTCATCGTTTTTGCCACTGATGAAGATGCAAGGCTTGGTATGATGCGCACAGGTGGTACAATTAAAGGGTCAAAAGTAACACTATTGTTGAGTAGTAAAACGGAAATGCAGAATATGATTGAACTGAGTCGTAGGCGTTTTGAAACTGCCAACTTAGATATACCACCAGCAAACTCTAGTAGATCAGGACCGCCTCCTAGCTCAGGAATGAGTGGCAGGGTAAACTTACCTACAACAGTACCCAACTTTAATAATCCTTCACCCACTGTAGTTACTGCTGCTACTTCTGTTCatgaaagcaacaaaaatatacAGACATTTTCCACAGCCAGCATAGGAACGGCTCCTCCAAATATGGGGGCCTCCTTTGGGAGCCCAACGTTTAGCTCAACTATACCAAGCACAGCCTCTCCAATGAACacagtcccaccaccaccaattcCTCCAATCCCAGCGATGCCATCTATGCCACCAATGCCGTCTATTCCCCCAATACCCGTTCCTCCTCCAGTACCTACATTGCCTCCTGTGCCTCCTGTGCCCCCAATGCCCCCAGTACCTTCTGTGCCACCCATGACCCCATTGCCACCCATGTCAGGTATGCCACCCTTGAACCCTCCACCTGTGGCACCACTACCTGCTGGAATGAATGGCTCTGGAGCACCTATGAATCTGAACAATAACCTGAACCCTGTGTTTCTGGGTCCATTGAATCCTGTTAATCCTATCCAGATGAACTCTCAAAGCGGAGTGAAACCACTTCCCATCAATCCTGATGATCTTTATGTTAGTGTACATGGAATGCCCTTTTCTGCAATGGAAAATGATGTCAGAGATTTTTTCCATGGGCTCCGTGTTGATGCAGTGCACTTGTTGAAAGATCATGTGGGTCGAAATAATGGGAATGGATTGGTTAAGTTCCTCTCCCCTCAAGATACCTTTGAAGCTTTGAAAAGAAACAGAATGCTGATGATTCAACGTTATGTGGAAGTTAGCCCTGCCACAGAGAGACAGTGGGTAGCTGCTGGAGGCCATATCACTTTTAAGCAAAGTATGGGACCTTCTGGACAAACCCATCCCCCTCCTCAGACACTTCCCAGATCAAAATCGCCCAGTGGGCAGAAAAGATCAAGGTCAAGATCACCACATGAGGCtggtttttgtgtttatttgaaaGGGTTACCATTTGAAGCAGAAAACAAGcatgtcattgatttttttaagaagttgGATATTGTGGAAGATAGTATTTATATTGCTTATGGACCCAATGGGAAAGCAACTGGTGAAGGCTTCGTAGAGTTCAGGAATGAGGCTGACTATAAGGCTGCTCTATGTCGACATAAACAATATATGGGCAGTCGTTTTATTCAAGTTCATCCAATAACTAAGAAGGGCATGCTAGAAAAGATAGATATGATTCGAAAAAGACTGCAAAACTTCAGCTATGACCAGAGGGAAATGATGTTGAATCCAGAGGGGGATGTCAGTTCTGCCAAAGTCTGTGCCCACATTACAAATATTCCATTCAGCATTACCAAGATGGATGTTCTTCAGTTCCTAGAAGGAATTCCTGTGGATGAAAATGCTGTTCATGTTCTTGTTGATAACAATGGGCAAGGTCTAGGACAGGCATTGGTTCAGTTTAAAAATGAAGATGATGCACGTAAGTCTGAACGCTTACACCGTAAAAAACTTAATGGGAGAGAAGCTTTTGTTCATGTAGTTACTCTAGAAGATATGAGAGAGATTGAGAAAAATCCCCCTGCTCAAGGCAAAAAGGGGTTAAAGATGCCTGTGCCAGGTAATCCTGCAGTTCCAGGAGTGCCCAATGCAGGAGTGCCCGGTGCAGGAGTGCCTGGTGCAGGAGTGCCCAGTGCAGGAGTGCCCGGTTCTGGAGTGCCCAGTGCAGGAGTGCCCGGGGCAGGAGTGCCTGGGGCAGGAATGCCCGGCGCTGGAGTGCCTGGCGCTGTGATGCCTGGAGCTGCCATGCCCGGCCCCGCCATGCCTGGTGCTACCATGCCCGGTGCTGTGTTGCCCGGTGCTGCGATGTCTGGTGCTGGGATACCTGGCCCGGGGATGCCCGGCCCGGGGATGCCTGGTGTGGGGATACCTGGTGCAGGGATTCCTGGTGCAGGAGGTGAAGAGCATGCCTTCCTGACCGTAGGGTCTAAGGAAGCCAATAATGGGCCTCCATTTAACTTTCCTGGTAATTTTGGTGGGTCAAATGCCTTTGGACCACCACTCCCTCCTCCAGGATTAGGAGGGGCCTTTGGTGATGTTAGGCCTGGTATGCCTTCCGTTGGAAATAGTGGTTTGCCGGGTTTAGGACTGGATGTTCCAAGTTTTGGTGGTGGACCAAATAATATAAGTGGGCCAGGATTTGGAGGGGGCCCTCAGAATTTTGGAAATGGTCCTGGTGGCTTAGGTGGCCCTCCTGGCTTTGGAACTGGCCCTCCTGGTCTTGGGAGTGCCCCTGGGCATTTGAGTGGACCACCAGCCtttgggcctgggcctggccctgggccaATCCATATTGGTGGTCCCCCTGGCTTTGGATCTAGTTCTGGAAAACCAGGACCAACTGTAATTAAAGTGCAGAATATGCCCTTCACTGTGTCTATTGATGAGATTCTAGATTTCTTTTATGGTTATCAAGTGATCCCAGGCTCAGTATGTTTAAAATACAACGAAAAAGGTATGCCCACAGGTGAAGCCATGGTGGCCTTCGAATCTCGTGATGAAGCCACAGCTGCTGTCTTTGATTTAAATGACAGACCTATTGGCTCAAGGAAAGTAAAACTTGTATTAGGATAG
- the CPNE1 gene encoding copine-1 isoform X2, translating to MAVVIRLQGLPIVAGTMDIRHFFSGLTIPDGGVHIVGGELGEAFIVFATDEDARLGMMRTGGTIKGSKVTLLLSSKTEMQNMIELSRRRFETANLDIPPANSSRSGPPPSSGMSGRVNLPTTVPNFNNPSPTVVTAATSVHESNKNIQTFSTASIGTAPPNMGASFGSPTFSSTIPSTASPMNTVPPPPIPPIPAMPSMPPMPSIPPIPVPPPVPTLPPVPPVPPMPPVPSVPPMTPLPPMSGMPPLNPPPVAPLPAGMNGSGAPMNLNNNLNPVFLGPLNPVNPIQMNSQSGVKPLPINPDDLYVSVHGMPFSAMENDVRDFFHGLRVDAVHLLKDHVGRNNGNGLVKFLSPQDTFEALKRNRMLMIQRYVEVSPATERQWVAAGGHITFKQSMGPSGQTHPPPQTLPRSKSPSGQKRSRSRSPHEAGFCVYLKGLPFEAENKHVIDFFKKLDIVEDSIYIAYGPNGKATGEGFVEFRNEADYKAALCRHKQYMGSRFIQVHPITKKGMLEKIDMIRKRLQNFSYDQREMMLNPEGDVSSAKVCAHITNIPFSITKMDVLQFLEGIPVDENAVHVLVDNNGQGLGQALVQFKNEDDAHGALCDIGSALRFL from the coding sequence ATGGCTGTGGTCATCCGTTTGCAAGGTCTCCCAATTGTGGCGGGGACCATGGACATTCGCCACTTCTTCTCTGGATTGACCATCCCTGATGGGGGCGTGCATATTGTAGGGGGTGAACTGGGTGAGGCTTTCATCGTTTTTGCCACTGATGAAGATGCAAGGCTTGGTATGATGCGCACAGGTGGTACAATTAAAGGGTCAAAAGTAACACTATTGTTGAGTAGTAAAACGGAAATGCAGAATATGATTGAACTGAGTCGTAGGCGTTTTGAAACTGCCAACTTAGATATACCACCAGCAAACTCTAGTAGATCAGGACCGCCTCCTAGCTCAGGAATGAGTGGCAGGGTAAACTTACCTACAACAGTACCCAACTTTAATAATCCTTCACCCACTGTAGTTACTGCTGCTACTTCTGTTCatgaaagcaacaaaaatatacAGACATTTTCCACAGCCAGCATAGGAACGGCTCCTCCAAATATGGGGGCCTCCTTTGGGAGCCCAACGTTTAGCTCAACTATACCAAGCACAGCCTCTCCAATGAACacagtcccaccaccaccaattcCTCCAATCCCAGCGATGCCATCTATGCCACCAATGCCGTCTATTCCCCCAATACCCGTTCCTCCTCCAGTACCTACATTGCCTCCTGTGCCTCCTGTGCCCCCAATGCCCCCAGTACCTTCTGTGCCACCCATGACCCCATTGCCACCCATGTCAGGTATGCCACCCTTGAACCCTCCACCTGTGGCACCACTACCTGCTGGAATGAATGGCTCTGGAGCACCTATGAATCTGAACAATAACCTGAACCCTGTGTTTCTGGGTCCATTGAATCCTGTTAATCCTATCCAGATGAACTCTCAAAGCGGAGTGAAACCACTTCCCATCAATCCTGATGATCTTTATGTTAGTGTACATGGAATGCCCTTTTCTGCAATGGAAAATGATGTCAGAGATTTTTTCCATGGGCTCCGTGTTGATGCAGTGCACTTGTTGAAAGATCATGTGGGTCGAAATAATGGGAATGGATTGGTTAAGTTCCTCTCCCCTCAAGATACCTTTGAAGCTTTGAAAAGAAACAGAATGCTGATGATTCAACGTTATGTGGAAGTTAGCCCTGCCACAGAGAGACAGTGGGTAGCTGCTGGAGGCCATATCACTTTTAAGCAAAGTATGGGACCTTCTGGACAAACCCATCCCCCTCCTCAGACACTTCCCAGATCAAAATCGCCCAGTGGGCAGAAAAGATCAAGGTCAAGATCACCACATGAGGCtggtttttgtgtttatttgaaaGGGTTACCATTTGAAGCAGAAAACAAGcatgtcattgatttttttaagaagttgGATATTGTGGAAGATAGTATTTATATTGCTTATGGACCCAATGGGAAAGCAACTGGTGAAGGCTTCGTAGAGTTCAGGAATGAGGCTGACTATAAGGCTGCTCTATGTCGACATAAACAATATATGGGCAGTCGTTTTATTCAAGTTCATCCAATAACTAAGAAGGGCATGCTAGAAAAGATAGATATGATTCGAAAAAGACTGCAAAACTTCAGCTATGACCAGAGGGAAATGATGTTGAATCCAGAGGGGGATGTCAGTTCTGCCAAAGTCTGTGCCCACATTACAAATATTCCATTCAGCATTACCAAGATGGATGTTCTTCAGTTCCTAGAAGGAATTCCTGTGGATGAAAATGCTGTTCATGTTCTTGTTGATAACAATGGGCAAGGTCTAGGACAGGCATTGGTTCAGTTTAAAAATGAAGATGATGCAC